One stretch of Microvirga lotononidis DNA includes these proteins:
- a CDS encoding ThuA domain-containing protein, translating into MREALIVWGGWPGHEPEQCAAIVAGMLRDEGFQVHLDNSTRAFASPQLSTMSLVVPIFTMSKIEKDEVSNLSKAVREGTGLAGFHGGMGDAFRDAVEYQFMCGGQWVAHPGNIIDYRVTVTRPDDPVMQGIGDFDYHSEQYYMHVDPSNEVLATTTFSGEHAPWIKGVVMPVVWKRRHGQGRVFYSSLGHVAKEFDVPQMRTILRRGMVWAARE; encoded by the coding sequence ATGCGCGAAGCACTCATCGTGTGGGGCGGCTGGCCCGGTCATGAACCGGAGCAATGCGCCGCCATCGTGGCCGGAATGCTGCGGGACGAGGGCTTCCAGGTTCACCTGGACAACTCGACCCGCGCCTTCGCCAGCCCGCAGCTCTCCACGATGAGTCTCGTCGTGCCGATCTTCACCATGTCGAAGATCGAAAAGGACGAGGTGTCGAACCTCTCCAAAGCCGTCCGCGAGGGCACCGGCCTCGCCGGCTTTCACGGCGGCATGGGCGATGCCTTCCGCGATGCGGTCGAGTACCAGTTCATGTGCGGCGGACAATGGGTGGCCCATCCTGGCAACATCATCGACTACCGCGTGACCGTCACCCGGCCCGACGATCCGGTCATGCAGGGCATCGGCGATTTCGATTACCACTCCGAACAATATTACATGCATGTGGACCCCTCGAACGAGGTCCTTGCCACGACGACGTTCTCAGGCGAGCACGCGCCCTGGATCAAAGGCGTCGTCATGCCCGTCGTCTGGAAGCGCCGCCATGGCCAGGGCCGCGTGTTCTACAGCTCCCTCGGGCATGTGGCGAAGGAGTTCGACGTGCCTCAGATGCGCACCATCCTGAGGCGCGGCATGGTGTGGGCGGCGCGGGAGTGA